The Methylocella tundrae genome contains the following window.
GGCTACAGTTTCGGCGTGACTGCGGCTACAGTTTCGGCGTCCGTTCCCGGAATGGAAGACTTGCGGCCTCTTCCCCCCGCTCAATCGCTCAGGCTGCGCCGCACATCACAGCCTTGATATGGCGCCTTCGGGCGGCGCCTGACATGATGGAACCTTCCTCGCAGGCCCCTGCCTTCAGCCGACCAAACCGGAGCTTCCAACATGGATCACCTGTCTCGCCGTATGCTCCTCGCCCTCAGCGCCGTTGGCGGCGCCGTCGCCGCGGCGGCGGGGGCGAACGCCGCCGCCTTCGGCAATCCGGACGAGCCCGCCGAGGGCGCGATCAATTCGACGCCGGGCGCGATTTCCGATCCCGGCCCCCAAAATCCTGCCCTCGAAAGTCAGTTTCCCTCGTTTCAGAATCCGCCTGCGACCGACATCGGCGACATGCCGATGTTCTGGTCCTCTTTCAATAACGCCCACAAGCGCATTCAGGCCGGCGGCTGGGCCCGGGAAGTGACGGCGGAAAATTTTCCAATTTCCAAGGAAATATCGGGCGTCAACATGCGGCTTGGTCCCGGCGGCATCCGCGAGCTTCACTGGCACCTTGCGGCTGAATGGGGCCTCATCACCAACGGCTCCTGCCGCGTCACCGTCCTCGATGAACTGGGACGAGCCTATGTACAGGACGTGAAGGAAGGCGAGATCTGGTATTTCCCCGCCGGGCAACCGCATTCGCTGCAGGGCCTTGGTCCCGATGGATGCGAATTCCTCATCGTCTTCGACGACGGGAAGGCTTCCGAATTCAATACGCTCCTGTTGACCGATCTGATGGCGCATACGCCGCCCGACATTCTGGCCCAGAATTTCGGCGTCCCCGCCGAGACTTTCAAATCGATTCCCTTGCACGATCTCTGGATCTTTCAGGGCAAGGAGCCGGGCTCCCTCGCCGCTGATCAGGCCGCCGTCAATTCCGGCGAGGCGCCGCCAAACCCCTTCACATTCTCCTTGAGCGGATCGAAGCCCGTGAAGGAAAATCGCTCCGGCGTCATCCATCTGGCGGACAGCCGGACGTTCAAGGTATCGACGACGATTACCGCAGCGCTCGAAACCCTAAAGCCCGGAGCGCTGCGGCGCATGCATTGGCATCCAAACGCCGACGAGTGGCAATATTGGATCAAGGGCGAAGGCCGCATGACGGTCTATGATGCTGGACCGCGCGCCCAGACCGCCGATTTCAGAGCCGGCGACGTCGGATATGTGCCGAAAAGCCAGGCCCACTACATTCAGAACACCGGCGCCGGCGAGCTGCAGTTTTTGACCATCTTCAAGGCTCCGGTTTATCAGGAAGTCGATGTTTCCGACTGGCTGAGGCGTACGCCGCCGGAGCTTGTCGCTCAGCACCTCAACGTCGATCCGGCCGAAATCGCCAAATTTCCGCAAGGACAGCTCGGCCTTGAAGCGGGTTGACCGCGCGGCGATCCCTGCCGCCTGAAACGAAACGACGACGGCGCCGTTCGCGGCGCCGTCGCGCCGCCTGGAGCCCTATGCCGAAAAGCGGAAACCGGGGTTCGGGCGACATGCTTCCGGCTTATTGACGAAAGCAGAGAGCCCCCTCCGCAGCGCTCGCCGCGCGCTCCGGCCTTATCGCGAACGGAGCGCGGCTGCCCTCACTTCAGAAAGACGTAAATATCCGCCTTAAGGCTGGCGTCGTCGCTCTCCTTTGTGTCGGTGAGATATTCCTCGATAAAGAGATTCCTGGCCTCGAGCCCCTTCTCGTCGAGATAGGCGGTGATGAGGTCATAGGTGGAGTCGATGTCGTCATAAGCGCCGCGGTGCAGGAACTTGATCGCCTTGCCGTAAGGCGATTCGCCGAGCTTGACGCCGTCGGGAAGGTCGCTTTTGTCCCCGGGCTTTTCAGCGAGCGGAACCATCGCCTCAAAGTGGAAGCTGGTGTCGTCCGTCGAGAGGAAAACCGCGAAGGGCGGTCCGGCCTGCTTCAGCCCGGCGGCCTTGATGGCGTCCTGCACTTTGCCGATCGCGGTTGTGATGGCCTTGAACCCATCCGCCCATTCGGCATCGCCGAGGAGGAGCGCGACCGGACGCGGAGGCACATCCACCGTCTCCGCCGTGGCGTCGCTCGGAACGCCCGGGGCGGCCCCCTGCTGGTCGGGCTCCGGCACGGTTGCTTCCGGCGCCGGCGCCGCTTTATCAGGAGCCGCCGCGTCTGGCGCGGGCGGACTGGCCGGGGCCTCCTGTTGCGAGGGCGTCGCGGCGGAGCCCGCTTCGGCGCAGGCGGGCCCCGGCGCGCTGGCGAAGAGGCCAAGGAGCAAGGCGAACGCGAGACTGAAAGCCAGGCGCAAAGCTATCGGTTTTCTGATTTCGCCAAATCTCATCTGCCGCTCCAATATGCCGCCAAGCCTGCCCGCCCCCTACCGCCCCACGTCTTAAACAGTGCGGCAAGCAACGCCAAGCGGCTCGACGATTAAGAACGCCTCCGCGCGACAAAACAATGGTCGTTCACGAGGAAAATCCTTATATGGTGGCCTGCACACGGAAAAATGACGCGCCAATATGAGTCCTCTCGCCAACCGGCTGGTAACCAAGATGAACGGCCTCGGCAACGAGATCCTCGTCGTCGACCTGCGCGGCGCGGGCTTTGGAGTCAGCGCGCCCGAAGCGCGGGCGATTGCGCGAAGCAAGGGGCTTGCCTTCGATCAGCTGATGGCGCTCAGTGACCCGCGCTCGGAGGGTGCTGAGGCCTATGTCACGATTCTCAACGCCGATGGCTCCGAGGCAGGCGCCTGCGGCAACGGCGCCCGCTGCGTCGCCTGGACCCTCTTTCGCGATGACACGCGTGACGAAATTTTCATAGAAACGGCGGCGGGCCGTCTCGCCTGCCGGCGTCTCGGTGAATGGCGTTTTGAAGTCGAGATGGGCGCGCCTCGCCTCGCCTGGGCCGATATTCCGCTGGCGAAACCCGCTGAGGACACGACCGCGATCGACCTCGCCTTTGGTCCGCCCGGCGCGCCGCTCCTGCAAAATCCTTCTGTCGTCAGCATGGGCAATCCGCACGCGATTTTCTTTGTCGAGAATTTTGCGACCTATGATCTCGCCGTCATTGGCCCCGCGCTGGAACATGATCCGATCTTCCCGGAGCGGGCCAATATTTCGCTCGCCCGAATCGTCTCCCGCGATCATATCGAACTCAAGGTCTGGGAACGCGGCGCCGGCCTCACCCGCGCCTGCGGCTCCGCCGCCTGCGCAGCGCTCGTCGCCGCCGCGCGCAAAAATTTGACAGGGCGGCGGGCGACCGTCTCCTTGCCGGGCGGCGATCTCGATATTGTCTGGCGCGAGAGCGACGATATGGTGGTGATGGCGGGCCCCGTCGAGTTCGAATTTGAAACCGAGCTCGATCC
Protein-coding sequences here:
- a CDS encoding cupin domain-containing protein — protein: MDHLSRRMLLALSAVGGAVAAAAGANAAAFGNPDEPAEGAINSTPGAISDPGPQNPALESQFPSFQNPPATDIGDMPMFWSSFNNAHKRIQAGGWAREVTAENFPISKEISGVNMRLGPGGIRELHWHLAAEWGLITNGSCRVTVLDELGRAYVQDVKEGEIWYFPAGQPHSLQGLGPDGCEFLIVFDDGKASEFNTLLLTDLMAHTPPDILAQNFGVPAETFKSIPLHDLWIFQGKEPGSLAADQAAVNSGEAPPNPFTFSLSGSKPVKENRSGVIHLADSRTFKVSTTITAALETLKPGALRRMHWHPNADEWQYWIKGEGRMTVYDAGPRAQTADFRAGDVGYVPKSQAHYIQNTGAGELQFLTIFKAPVYQEVDVSDWLRRTPPELVAQHLNVDPAEIAKFPQGQLGLEAG
- a CDS encoding GyrI-like domain-containing protein — its product is MRFGEIRKPIALRLAFSLAFALLLGLFASAPGPACAEAGSAATPSQQEAPASPPAPDAAAPDKAAPAPEATVPEPDQQGAAPGVPSDATAETVDVPPRPVALLLGDAEWADGFKAITTAIGKVQDAIKAAGLKQAGPPFAVFLSTDDTSFHFEAMVPLAEKPGDKSDLPDGVKLGESPYGKAIKFLHRGAYDDIDSTYDLITAYLDEKGLEARNLFIEEYLTDTKESDDASLKADIYVFLK
- the dapF gene encoding diaminopimelate epimerase, with product MSPLANRLVTKMNGLGNEILVVDLRGAGFGVSAPEARAIARSKGLAFDQLMALSDPRSEGAEAYVTILNADGSEAGACGNGARCVAWTLFRDDTRDEIFIETAAGRLACRRLGEWRFEVEMGAPRLAWADIPLAKPAEDTTAIDLAFGPPGAPLLQNPSVVSMGNPHAIFFVENFATYDLAVIGPALEHDPIFPERANISLARIVSRDHIELKVWERGAGLTRACGSAACAALVAAARKNLTGRRATVSLPGGDLDIVWRESDDMVVMAGPVEFEFETELDPGLFADAAA